A stretch of the Methylacidiphilum caldifontis genome encodes the following:
- the sufC gene encoding Fe-S cluster assembly ATPase SufC, which produces MSLKIENLHGGIGGKEIVQGISLEINPGEVHAIMGPNGSGKSTLSKLLTGHPDYEVYSGSVWMDGESILEMEPDERSRKGLFMAFQYPCEIPGVTVANFLRAALQARLPEGKTINVTDFYKELYAAMEKLSMDRKFSSRYVNEGFSGGEKKRNEILQMAVLKPRYAILDETDSGLDIDALKIVANGVNALKGPHMGILLITHYQRLLNYIIPDYVHVMVKGRIVASGTKELALSLEEKGYSQFEEEFVAQTH; this is translated from the coding sequence TGGTGGAATAGGCGGAAAAGAGATTGTTCAGGGCATATCTTTGGAGATTAACCCTGGAGAGGTTCATGCCATAATGGGACCTAATGGATCGGGGAAAAGTACGCTTTCAAAGTTACTTACGGGACATCCCGATTATGAAGTTTACTCTGGATCGGTATGGATGGATGGAGAGTCCATTCTAGAGATGGAACCAGACGAGAGGTCAAGAAAGGGGCTTTTCATGGCTTTTCAATATCCCTGTGAAATTCCAGGGGTGACTGTAGCTAATTTTCTTAGGGCAGCTTTGCAAGCTCGACTTCCAGAAGGCAAAACGATTAATGTCACGGATTTTTATAAAGAACTTTATGCCGCAATGGAAAAACTATCCATGGATAGGAAATTTAGTTCTCGATATGTTAACGAAGGGTTTTCTGGCGGGGAGAAAAAAAGAAATGAAATCCTCCAGATGGCTGTATTAAAACCAAGGTATGCGATCCTTGATGAAACAGACAGTGGCTTAGATATAGATGCTTTAAAAATTGTTGCCAATGGTGTAAATGCCTTGAAAGGTCCTCATATGGGCATTTTACTTATTACTCATTATCAAAGGCTGCTGAATTATATCATTCCTGATTATGTTCATGTGATGGTCAAAGGGAGGATAGTAGCCAGTGGAACAAAAGAGCTTGCATTAAGTTTGGAAGAAAAAGGATATAGCCAGTTTGAAGAAGAGTTTGTTGCTCAAACTCATTAA
- the sufB gene encoding Fe-S cluster assembly protein SufB yields the protein MQSVKETHKEDVININSLVEDFFYDVNYTYDAGVGLNEKTIDYICDIKNDPDWIRAFRKRALQIFLQKPLPVHWASKELEKIDFDKIRYYLAYDKKAQRSWDEVPAEIKKTFERLGIPEQERKFLAGVEAQFDSESAYSNIKESLSKQGVIFVGSTEGLHKYPEIFRKWFAKVIPPADNKFAALNSAVFSGGSFIYVPPGVKVQQPLQAYFRINAESFGQFERTLIIADEGSEVTYMEGCTAPRFETSTLHSAVVELVALPGAKIQYITVQNWSSNVFNLVTKRAIAMEEAEVRWLDCNIGSRLTMKYPGVILKGRKARGEVLSIALANTGQHQDTGAKMYHAADETSSNIISKSISIGSGRASYRGLVSIPDHLRNCKNNTECDALLINSTSRTDTYPAITVMGNRNATQHEASVSKISAEQLFYMQQRGLPEDEAMSLSVNGFINDLVREFPMEYSVELKRLIDLEMEGSVG from the coding sequence ATGCAGAGTGTAAAAGAAACCCATAAGGAAGATGTTATAAATATTAATTCCCTAGTTGAGGATTTTTTCTACGATGTAAACTACACCTATGACGCGGGGGTAGGGCTCAATGAAAAAACAATCGATTATATTTGCGATATAAAAAATGATCCAGATTGGATCCGTGCATTCCGGAAAAGAGCTCTGCAAATTTTTTTACAAAAACCCCTGCCTGTGCATTGGGCGAGTAAAGAACTTGAAAAGATCGACTTCGATAAAATCCGCTACTATTTAGCTTACGATAAGAAAGCCCAAAGGAGTTGGGACGAAGTCCCTGCGGAGATCAAGAAAACCTTTGAAAGATTGGGTATACCTGAACAGGAAAGAAAATTTCTTGCAGGAGTAGAAGCTCAATTTGATAGCGAGTCGGCCTATTCGAACATAAAAGAGTCCTTGAGTAAACAGGGAGTAATCTTTGTTGGAAGTACTGAAGGTCTTCATAAATACCCTGAGATTTTCCGCAAATGGTTTGCTAAAGTTATTCCTCCAGCTGACAACAAATTTGCTGCTTTAAATAGTGCAGTGTTTAGCGGGGGAAGCTTCATTTATGTTCCTCCTGGGGTAAAAGTTCAGCAACCTCTCCAAGCCTATTTCAGAATAAATGCTGAAAGTTTTGGCCAATTTGAAAGAACACTGATTATCGCTGATGAAGGCTCCGAAGTGACCTACATGGAAGGTTGCACGGCTCCCCGTTTCGAAACTTCCACTTTACACAGTGCAGTAGTTGAGCTTGTTGCACTACCAGGAGCAAAAATTCAATACATTACTGTCCAAAATTGGAGTTCGAATGTTTTTAATCTGGTGACAAAAAGAGCTATCGCCATGGAAGAAGCGGAAGTGCGCTGGCTTGATTGCAATATTGGTTCAAGGCTGACCATGAAATATCCCGGAGTTATTCTCAAGGGTAGAAAGGCAAGGGGAGAGGTGCTTAGTATTGCTCTTGCCAACACGGGTCAACATCAGGATACAGGAGCAAAGATGTATCATGCTGCAGATGAAACATCAAGCAATATTATCTCTAAAAGCATTAGTATTGGATCGGGAAGAGCAAGCTACCGGGGACTTGTCAGCATACCTGACCACTTAAGAAATTGCAAAAACAATACCGAGTGTGATGCTTTGCTTATCAATTCCACTTCTCGAACGGACACCTACCCCGCTATCACCGTTATGGGCAATCGGAATGCCACCCAACATGAAGCCAGTGTAAGTAAAATTAGTGCTGAACAACTTTTTTACATGCAACAAAGAGGATTGCCTGAAGACGAAGCCATGAGTCTGTCAGTCAACGGTTTTATCAATGACCTAGTTAGAGAATTTCCCATGGAATATAGCGTGGAGTTAAAAAGACTTATCGATCTGGAGATGGAAGGTTCTGTGGGATAA